The sequence CAGGCGGGGCTTTCAGGTGGTGGCCACCGATGTCTCTCCGACCGCGGTGGATCGGGCCCGGCGGCTGGCGGAGCGGGAAGGGGTGGAGGTGACGTTTCTCGTGGACGACATCCTCGCCACCCGCCTGGAAGGGCCCTTCGACCTGATCCTCGACCGCGGCGTGTTCCACGTGTTCGCCCCCGAGGCGCACGGCCGCTATCTGGCGGCGGTTTCGTGGCTGCTCCGCCCCGGCGGGCTGCTGCTGCTCAAATGCTTCAGCGCCGAGGAAACCCGCCCGGAATGCCCGCCGGGACGCTACGCCCCGGAAGACATCCGGCGCATCTTCTCCGGCCCCTTCCGGGTCGTCGAGATTCGCCCCTCGGCCTTCGCAAGACCCGGGGACGACGATCCCCCCAAAGCCCTGTTCTGCGTTAATTTCCGATAGCGGCCCACTGAATGCGGGCTAACTGACATCGGATTACTTGTCGGCCAGATCATGCAGATAGGCCAGGCGCACCAGTTCTCCCAGGGTGCTGACCTCGAGCTTGCGCTTGATCTGGGTCATATAGTTGGCGGCGGTCTTGTAACTGATATATAGGCGCTCTGCGATCTCCTGCACCGACAGTCCTCGGGCAGCCAGACAGAAAATTTCGAATTCGCGGTTGGTAAGACAGCTCAACTTGCCTTCCTGCTCCTCGCCGTTGGCGTATTGCCAGGCCAGTTTCTGGGCGATGGTGGCGGCGATGTAGTGCTCCCCGCGGGCGATGGTGCGGATCGCTTCGGGCAGGATTTCCGGCTCGGTGCTCTTGCTGACGTAGCCCTTGGCGCCTGCTTCCAGGGCGCGTCTGGCGTACAGGGTTTCTTCATGCATGGTGTAAATCAGAATATTGGCCTCCGGATCGTGGCTGATGATGCGGCGCAGCACCGTCAGGCCCCCGGCGCCGGGCATGGACAGGTCCAGCACCAGGACGTCGGGGCAGTGATTGATGTAGCCGTGATAGGTGCGATCGCTGTCCTCGGCCTCGGCAACGATGCGGATGTCGTCGCTCTGTTCCAGCAGAAACCG comes from Methylomarinovum tepidoasis and encodes:
- a CDS encoding class I SAM-dependent methyltransferase translates to MAETLERLGIEGRRVLDLGAGPGTQAVPLARRGFQVVATDVSPTAVDRARRLAEREGVEVTFLVDDILATRLEGPFDLILDRGVFHVFAPEAHGRYLAAVSWLLRPGGLLLLKCFSAEETRPECPPGRYAPEDIRRIFSGPFRVVEIRPSAFARPGDDDPPKALFCVNFR
- a CDS encoding response regulator; protein product: MTIRVMLADDHPVVRAGHRFLLEQSDDIRIVAEAEDSDRTYHGYINHCPDVLVLDLSMPGAGGLTVLRRIISHDPEANILIYTMHEETLYARRALEAGAKGYVSKSTEPEILPEAIRTIARGEHYIAATIAQKLAWQYANGEEQEGKLSCLTNREFEIFCLAARGLSVQEIAERLYISYKTAANYMTQIKRKLEVSTLGELVRLAYLHDLADK